A single Lactuca sativa cultivar Salinas chromosome 8, Lsat_Salinas_v11, whole genome shotgun sequence DNA region contains:
- the LOC111907668 gene encoding BTB/POZ domain-containing protein At5g48800, with the protein MDNHHHYHHPPQPPPQLTPAKSSRQRYNEWIFRDVPSDIMIEVNGVMFALHKFPLVSRCGRIRRLVAEHRENAISKIELVSLPGGTETFEQAAKFCYGINFEITSSNVAQLCCVSDYLEMTEHFSKRNLGSRANEYLDTVVTKNLEMSVEVLKQSENLLPLADDLKIVTRCIDAIASKACVEQIASSFSRLEYSSSGRLHMSRFKGEPDWWIKDLSILRVDFYQRVMNAMKCRGVRPESIGESLMSYAEKELTGLHNQNKKVEARGGSGHEGIVVEAIVGLLPVEKLAVPLSFLFGLLRAAVMLDCSVACRLDLERRIGSQLDLATLDDLLIPSLRHGDDTLFDVDAVHRILANFSQQDDSDDDDMEDDDGDGDGFESDGPDSPSQSALVKVSRLIDSYLAEIAPETNLKLSKFIAVAESLPAHARTVHDGLYRSIDVYLKAHQGLSEFDKKKLCKLIDFNKLSPEAGAHAAQNERLPLPAVVQVLYIEQLRLRNALCCNYPEENLKPPMHHQSWRINSGGLSAAMSPKDNYASLRRENRELKLELTRLRMRLNDFEKEHVCMKRSMQKSNSRNFMSSFSKKIGKLNMFGHGSSSRGSSSPPSRHSERTDSKVISRTD; encoded by the exons ATGgacaaccaccaccactaccaccaccctcCTCAGCCGCCACCTCAGCTCACTCCGGCCAAGAGTTCGCGCCAACGCTACAACGAATG GATATTTCGTGATGTTCCAAGCGATATAATGATAGAAGTGAACGGTGTTATGTTTGCTCTTCATAAG TTCCCTCTTGTTTCCCGATGCGGTCGAATCCGAAGACTAGTAGCAGAACACAGAGAAAATGCAATATCAAAGATAGAACTTGTGAGTTTACCAGGAGGAACAGAAACATTTGAGCAAGCTGCTAAATTCTGCTATGGAATCAACTTCGAGATAACATCATCCAACGTCGCTCAGCTATGTTGCGTCTCCGATTACCTAGAAATGACAGAACATTTCTCGAAACGTAACCTGGGTTCCCGTGCCAACGAATATCTCGACACTGTTGTTACCAAGAATCTTGAAATGTCTGTTGAAGTTTTGAAACAATCTGAAAACTTACTCCCTTTAGCTGATGATCTTAAAATCGTTACTAGATGCATCGATGCTATAGCTTCTAAAGCTTGCGTTGAGCAAATCGCGTCGAGTTTCTCGAGGCTAGAATACAGTAGCTCCGGCAGACTTCACATGAGTCGATTCAAGGGGGAACCCGATTGGTGGATCAAAGATTTGTCTATTCTTCGAGTTGATTTCTATCAGAGAGTTATGAACGCGATGAAATGTCGAGGGGTGAGGCCCGAGAGTATCGGTGAATCGCTTATGAGTTATGCCGAAAAGGAGTTAACGGGTTTACACAATCAGAATAAAAAAGTCGAGGCTCGTGGTGGGTCGGGTCACGAAGGAATCGTGGTGGAAGCCATTGTCGGTTTACTTCCGGTTGAGAAACTTGCAGTGCCGTTAAGTTTTCTTTTCGGGCTGTTACGAGCGGCGGTGATGCTTGATTGCTCGGTGGCGTGTCGGCTTGATCTCGAGAGGCGAATTGGATCACAGTTAGATTTAGCGACGCTCGATGATCTTTTGATCCCGTCTTTACGCCATGGAGATGATACATTGTTCGACGTTGACGCTGTTCATAGAATTTTGGCAAATTTTTCGCAGCAAGATGATAGCGACGACGATGATATGGAAGATgacgatggtgatggtgatgggttTGAGTCAGATGGGCCCGATTCGCCTTCCCAATCCGCTCTAGTCAAAGTCTCGAGGCTAATCGACAGTTATCTCGCTGAAATCGCACCGGAGACAAACCTTAAACTCTCCAAATTTATCGCGGTGGCGGAAAGCTTGCCGGCACACGCTCGAACAGTTCATGATGGTCTATATCGATCCATCGATGTTTATCTCAAA GCTCATCAGGGTTTATCGGAATTCGACAAAAAGAAGCTATGTAAACTGATTGATTTCAATAAATTGTCGCCGGAAGCCGGAGCACACGCTGCACAGAACGAACGCCTTCCTCTTCCGGCAGTCGTTCAAGTCCTGTACATTGAGCAGTTAAGGCTTCGAAATGCGTTATGCTGTAATTACCCAGAGGAGAACCTGAAGCCGCCGATGCACCACCAGTCGTGGCGGATCAACAGCGGAGGTCTGAGCGCTGCCATGTCACCGAAAGATAATTATGCATCTCTGAGGCGGGAAAACCGGGAACTGAAATTGGAGTTGACTCGGTTAAGAATGAGATTGAATGATTTCGAGAAAGAACATGTGTGCATGAAGAGGAGTATGCAGAAATCGAATTCACGTAATTTCATGAGTTCTTTCTCGAAGAAAATTGGTAAATTGAATATGTTTGGACATGGTTCTTCTTCGAGGGGATCAAGTTCACCACCATCTAGGCATTCAGAAAGAACAGATTCTAAGGTCATAAGTAGGACAGATTGA